One stretch of Janibacter limosus DNA includes these proteins:
- a CDS encoding ABC transporter ATP-binding protein — protein sequence MTTEIAPAVQLRGLTKRFGDHVAVDGIDLTVPAGTFYGIVGPNGAGKSTTLLMIAGLLAPDSGSVTVAGMDAAKDRDQVLGALGVMMEGLSLPERLTGAELLDYTARLRRIGEGWPERATDLLEILELDRAPSTLIVDYSTGMRKKIGLAVALLHRPSVLVLDEPFEAIDPVSARAIEGLLDQFVAGGGTVLLSSHLMDVVERTCERVALIKNGRILTEGTVDEVRAGRTLNETFVDLVGAPVQREIRWLA from the coding sequence ATGACTACGGAAATCGCCCCGGCTGTTCAACTGCGCGGGCTCACCAAGCGCTTCGGCGACCACGTCGCCGTCGACGGGATCGACCTGACGGTGCCCGCGGGCACGTTCTACGGCATCGTGGGCCCAAACGGTGCCGGCAAGTCGACGACACTTCTGATGATCGCCGGGCTGCTCGCCCCAGACTCGGGTTCCGTTACGGTCGCGGGAATGGATGCTGCGAAAGATCGCGATCAGGTCCTCGGTGCGCTGGGGGTCATGATGGAGGGCCTGTCCCTCCCGGAGCGACTGACCGGCGCGGAACTTCTCGACTACACCGCCCGCCTGCGCAGGATCGGCGAGGGATGGCCGGAGCGCGCCACCGATCTCCTGGAGATTTTAGAGCTCGACCGAGCCCCCTCCACTCTGATCGTGGACTACTCGACTGGGATGCGAAAGAAGATCGGGCTCGCTGTGGCTCTGCTCCACCGGCCCAGCGTGTTAGTGCTCGATGAGCCCTTCGAGGCAATCGACCCGGTATCCGCACGGGCCATCGAAGGCCTGCTCGACCAATTCGTCGCGGGAGGCGGCACTGTGCTGCTGTCTAGCCACCTCATGGATGTCGTGGAGCGCACCTGCGAACGCGTGGCGCTGATCAAGAACGGCCGCATCCTGACCGAGGGCACCGTCGACGAGGTCAGAGCGGGCCGCACCCTGAACGAGACGTTCGTCGATCTCGTCGGCGCACCCGTGCAACGTGAGATCAGGTGGCTCGCGTGA
- a CDS encoding tyrosine-type recombinase/integrase has product MADPRNRRMPPVGVKLTTDVERRVDGYRARVRWTDPSSHKRVGRVSHVRTAEEVEEFFEQMRAATETGNDTTVTLADYVASIGERWQRGLDPTSTAELYDTGLRLRVLPALGHIRVAKITAGMIDRTIDTWETEHSASTIKNSIAPLVRVLDEAVRDDIISINPAKHRARRNLGKHVTQTTGALRQYALPDLPTLQNLAAACGEVHQSYSDHVMLAALLAARGSEVAGLRAGDVDWDNHIVWIRRQHYPGRGGLVIKQTKGRRDRPVPMLDALEPVLERLTAEKEPDDPLLRGPRGGVLTTATVRDATHWDDLVAKLGFDNLTRHGLRHTGATWMADAGIALHVLQEILGHQSIETTKGYLHPDHRHLAEAARQANQFLSAAPTRRDPARRDGPHL; this is encoded by the coding sequence ATGGCTGATCCACGCAACCGCCGTATGCCGCCGGTTGGAGTGAAACTCACCACTGACGTCGAGCGTCGCGTCGACGGGTATCGGGCTCGCGTGCGCTGGACCGACCCCTCAAGTCATAAGCGAGTCGGCCGTGTCAGCCATGTAAGAACTGCGGAGGAGGTTGAGGAGTTCTTCGAGCAGATGCGGGCGGCGACCGAAACCGGCAACGACACCACGGTAACGCTGGCCGACTACGTGGCCTCGATCGGCGAGAGGTGGCAGCGCGGCCTCGACCCCACCTCCACCGCCGAGCTGTACGACACCGGTCTCCGGCTTCGCGTCCTGCCAGCGCTCGGGCACATCCGAGTCGCGAAGATCACCGCCGGAATGATCGACCGCACCATCGACACCTGGGAGACCGAGCACTCCGCCTCGACGATCAAGAACTCCATCGCGCCACTCGTCCGGGTCCTGGACGAAGCCGTTCGCGACGACATCATCTCGATCAACCCCGCCAAGCACCGCGCCCGCCGGAACCTCGGCAAACACGTCACCCAGACCACCGGAGCGCTCCGACAGTACGCGCTCCCGGACCTCCCCACGTTGCAGAACCTCGCGGCCGCCTGTGGGGAAGTGCACCAGTCCTACTCCGATCACGTCATGCTGGCCGCCCTCCTGGCAGCCCGCGGCTCCGAAGTCGCAGGACTTCGGGCAGGTGACGTGGACTGGGACAACCACATCGTCTGGATCAGACGCCAGCACTACCCCGGCAGAGGCGGTCTCGTCATCAAACAGACCAAGGGTCGCCGAGACCGCCCGGTCCCGATGCTTGACGCTCTCGAACCCGTTCTCGAACGTCTAACCGCTGAGAAAGAGCCCGACGACCCGCTCCTGCGGGGGCCGCGCGGCGGCGTCCTCACTACAGCGACGGTCCGCGACGCCACCCACTGGGACGACCTCGTGGCAAAGCTCGGCTTCGACAACCTCACCCGCCACGGGCTCCGCCACACCGGAGCAACCTGGATGGCCGACGCCGGCATCGCGCTCCATGTGCTCCAAGAGATCCTCGGGCACCAGTCGATCGAGACCACCAAGGGCTACCTGCACCCCGACCACCGGCACCTCGCCGAAGCCGCCAGGCAGGCCAACCAGTTCCTCTCCGCAGCACCCACCAGAAGGGACCCAGCCCGCCGCGACGGACCCCACCTATGA
- a CDS encoding prephenate dehydrogenase translates to MTSSVEAEGAAASLPPVHVIGTGLIGASIGLALTGAGADVTLEDQSETSVALARDLGAGRITGPVEPGIVVVAAPPDVAPRLVLAALERWPEAVVTEVASVKQVILADLVRAGVPLDRYVGSHPMAGRERSGAISARADLFEGRAWVLCPHEGSDPAATRLVTTLAQATGAAVTTLTAADHDAAVAAVSHVPQLAASLVAARLEHLSDQAIGLAGQGVRDVTRIAASDPGLWTQILSGNAGAVADVLRAMSVDLVGVVEALDALAQEAHVADAPGARAVLARRIADGNAGHARIPGKHGAPPAAYAVVRVVVDDRPGELARLLVEIGEEGVNLEELRLDHGLGLPFGLAEVSVLPAAAGPLSEALRARGWQIHS, encoded by the coding sequence GTGACCAGCTCCGTCGAGGCGGAGGGCGCGGCTGCCTCCCTTCCTCCCGTGCACGTCATCGGGACCGGGCTCATCGGGGCCAGCATCGGTCTGGCCCTCACGGGGGCCGGCGCCGACGTGACGCTGGAGGACCAGTCGGAGACCTCCGTCGCCCTCGCCCGCGACCTGGGTGCCGGACGGATCACCGGCCCGGTGGAGCCGGGGATCGTCGTCGTCGCGGCGCCACCCGACGTCGCGCCACGCCTCGTCCTCGCCGCCCTCGAGCGGTGGCCAGAAGCGGTGGTCACCGAGGTCGCCTCCGTCAAGCAGGTCATCCTCGCCGACCTCGTGCGCGCCGGCGTGCCGCTCGATCGCTACGTGGGCAGCCACCCGATGGCCGGGCGGGAGCGCTCCGGCGCGATCAGTGCCCGGGCCGACCTCTTCGAGGGACGGGCCTGGGTGCTCTGCCCGCACGAAGGGAGCGACCCCGCGGCCACGCGACTCGTCACGACCCTGGCGCAGGCCACCGGTGCGGCCGTCACGACGCTGACCGCCGCGGACCACGACGCCGCCGTCGCCGCCGTCTCGCACGTCCCGCAGCTGGCCGCCTCCCTCGTGGCCGCCCGCCTGGAGCACCTGAGCGACCAGGCCATCGGCCTGGCGGGCCAGGGAGTGCGGGATGTCACGCGGATCGCTGCGAGCGACCCCGGTCTGTGGACCCAGATCCTCTCCGGCAACGCCGGAGCGGTCGCCGACGTGCTGCGCGCCATGTCCGTGGACCTCGTCGGGGTCGTGGAGGCGCTCGACGCCCTGGCGCAGGAGGCGCACGTCGCCGATGCGCCGGGGGCACGGGCGGTCCTGGCGCGGCGCATCGCCGACGGCAACGCCGGGCACGCCCGGATCCCGGGCAAGCACGGCGCGCCGCCGGCCGCCTACGCCGTCGTGCGGGTCGTCGTCGACGACCGCCCCGGGGAGCTGGCGCGGCTGCTCGTCGAGATCGGCGAGGAGGGCGTCAACCTCGAGGAGCTGCGCCTCGACCACGGCCTCGGTCTACCCTTCGGGCTCGCCGAGGTGTCGGTTCTCCCGGCCGCGGCGGGACCCCTGAGCGAGGCCCTGCGCGCCCGTGGGTGGCAGATCCACTCCTGA
- a CDS encoding helix-turn-helix domain-containing protein, whose translation MNIQPRIDDRIGNVETLWCARDVAEFLNVSQATLSRWRREKVGPPFLQIGGISRYNPSSVRAWVEANEQTHG comes from the coding sequence ATGAACATCCAACCGAGGATTGACGACCGCATCGGCAACGTCGAAACGCTATGGTGTGCCAGGGACGTCGCCGAGTTCTTGAATGTCTCCCAAGCCACGCTCTCGCGTTGGCGCAGGGAGAAAGTTGGGCCACCGTTCCTCCAGATCGGCGGCATCTCCCGCTACAACCCGTCGTCGGTGCGTGCCTGGGTCGAAGCGAACGAGCAGACTCATGGCTGA
- a CDS encoding TetR/AcrR family transcriptional regulator, which produces MDTARRATLTQEVRRHRIIEAAIDCLARDGWHGTTLATIASEAGISRGLISYHFAGRDDLYEAVLETVVATVFADGSAEMQQGIDDAPNAAAKLQAYIEGNLRFIGAHRREMAALGQVMPNLRGKDGALHASPDAEEPIIAGTALLFEYGLSTGEFRTVDARLTAYTLRRCIDGAALKIVADPDFDIDAYARELTTFFLQGVQA; this is translated from the coding sequence ATGGACACCGCGCGCAGAGCGACTCTTACGCAAGAGGTACGCCGCCACCGGATCATTGAGGCCGCGATCGACTGTCTCGCTCGCGATGGATGGCACGGCACCACGCTGGCCACGATTGCTTCGGAAGCTGGCATCAGTCGCGGATTGATCTCGTATCACTTCGCCGGGCGCGATGACTTGTATGAGGCTGTGCTTGAAACCGTGGTGGCTACGGTCTTCGCGGATGGCTCCGCGGAGATGCAGCAGGGAATCGACGACGCGCCAAACGCAGCCGCCAAGCTGCAGGCGTACATCGAGGGCAATCTTCGGTTCATCGGCGCGCATCGCCGAGAGATGGCTGCTCTCGGGCAAGTGATGCCGAACTTGCGGGGCAAAGATGGTGCTCTGCACGCCAGTCCCGATGCGGAGGAGCCGATCATCGCCGGTACCGCGCTGCTTTTCGAGTACGGGTTGAGCACGGGCGAATTCCGGACGGTCGATGCTCGTCTGACCGCCTACACGTTGCGCCGCTGCATCGACGGTGCCGCGTTGAAGATTGTTGCCGACCCCGATTTCGACATCGACGCCTACGCCCGCGAACTGACGACCTTCTTCCTCCAAGGAGTCCAGGCATGA
- a CDS encoding single-stranded DNA-binding protein: MAIRTQQSISGFIASDPQLNYTSKGEARFYARIGQEHFRREDDGTFTRLEPTFHDLVAFRATAERAHERFAKGDSFVAEGYIHPYKSERDGQSTDVEEFVAKKIGHDLARTTYEVDRTRRAPDAVEQVAPTRGPVDRSAPEHAGARRTSPDNGPAIGL; this comes from the coding sequence ATGGCTATCCGCACTCAGCAGTCCATCTCAGGTTTCATCGCGTCCGATCCGCAGCTCAACTACACCTCCAAGGGTGAAGCGCGGTTCTATGCGCGGATCGGGCAGGAACACTTCCGTCGGGAAGACGACGGGACATTCACCCGACTGGAGCCGACGTTCCACGACCTCGTCGCGTTCCGCGCCACCGCCGAGCGAGCCCATGAACGATTCGCCAAGGGCGACAGCTTCGTCGCCGAGGGATACATCCACCCCTACAAGAGCGAGCGCGACGGGCAGAGCACCGACGTTGAAGAGTTCGTCGCCAAGAAGATCGGTCACGACCTCGCTCGCACCACCTACGAAGTCGACCGCACACGACGTGCCCCGGACGCCGTCGAACAAGTCGCTCCGACCCGAGGGCCCGTCGACCGGTCCGCCCCTGAACATGCAGGCGCGCGACGGACATCCCCCGACAACGGGCCCGCGATTGGGTTGTGA
- the cmk gene encoding (d)CMP kinase, whose amino-acid sequence MTSEPTPFVIGIDGPSGSGKSSVSRAVASRLGAGYLDTGAMYRALTWWCRHTEVDLGDAAAITRAALELPLTIGDDPEAPTVLVDGTDVAEAIRTSEISSLVSTIATVPDVRVEMQRRQRALIEDIADRHGACVAEGRDVTTVIAPDAPVRILLTASEEARLRRRSLEVHGASDQAAIEATRDQVVRRDRDDSTVSQFTEAAEGVSVVDTSDLDFEGSVAAVMAIVDAARTR is encoded by the coding sequence ATGACCAGCGAGCCCACCCCCTTCGTCATCGGTATCGACGGGCCCTCTGGGTCCGGCAAGTCGAGCGTCTCGCGCGCCGTGGCCAGTCGCCTCGGCGCGGGCTACCTCGACACCGGGGCGATGTACCGGGCGCTCACGTGGTGGTGCCGGCACACCGAGGTCGACCTCGGTGACGCCGCGGCGATCACCCGAGCCGCACTCGAGCTGCCGCTGACCATCGGCGACGACCCCGAGGCCCCGACGGTCCTCGTCGACGGCACCGACGTCGCCGAGGCCATCCGCACCAGCGAGATCTCGTCACTCGTGTCGACCATCGCGACCGTCCCCGACGTGCGGGTGGAGATGCAGCGACGCCAGCGCGCGCTCATCGAGGACATCGCCGACCGGCACGGTGCGTGCGTGGCCGAGGGGCGTGACGTCACGACCGTCATCGCTCCGGACGCGCCCGTGCGCATCCTCCTCACCGCGAGCGAGGAGGCCCGCCTGCGGCGCCGCTCGCTCGAGGTCCACGGTGCCAGCGACCAGGCCGCCATCGAGGCCACCCGCGACCAGGTCGTGCGTCGGGACCGCGACGACTCCACCGTCTCGCAGTTCACCGAGGCTGCCGAGGGCGTCAGCGTCGTCGACACCTCCGACCTCGACTTCGAGGGATCGGTCGCGGCCGTCATGGCGATCGTCGACGCCGCTCGCACGCGCTGA
- a CDS encoding pseudouridine synthase has translation MTPPQNRRPGGPQGAGRGKGPKKPPRPGRRNQPDRGTTGRSRSGQADLAPQPPQAAPIDIHDPEGTRLQKVLAAAGIGSRRACELLISEGRVEVDGQVVRELGVRVDPIRQTVHVDGERVHLDESRVYLAFNKPTGVVTTMSDELGRLSIGDYVAGRPERLFHVGRLDADTEGLLILTNDGDLAHRLQHPAHGVLKTYIAEIPGPVPRDLGKQLREGVMLEDGPVKVDSFKVVDSRPGKAMVEVILHEGRKHIVRRMLEHVGHPVQTLVRVQVGPITLGSTKSGRWRNLSRQEISDLYKAAGL, from the coding sequence ATGACCCCTCCCCAGAACCGCCGTCCCGGAGGCCCCCAGGGCGCAGGCCGGGGCAAGGGACCCAAGAAGCCGCCCCGTCCCGGCCGCCGCAACCAGCCGGACCGGGGGACCACCGGCCGTAGCCGCAGCGGTCAGGCCGACCTGGCTCCGCAGCCCCCGCAGGCCGCTCCGATCGACATCCACGACCCCGAGGGCACCCGCCTGCAGAAGGTCCTGGCCGCGGCCGGCATCGGCTCCCGACGTGCCTGCGAGCTGCTCATCAGCGAGGGCCGGGTCGAGGTCGACGGTCAGGTCGTGCGCGAGCTCGGCGTGCGGGTGGACCCCATCCGCCAGACCGTGCACGTCGACGGCGAGCGCGTCCACCTCGACGAGTCCCGCGTCTACCTCGCCTTCAACAAGCCCACCGGTGTCGTGACGACGATGTCCGACGAGCTGGGTCGGCTGAGCATCGGCGACTACGTCGCCGGTCGCCCGGAGCGCCTCTTCCACGTGGGTCGCCTCGACGCCGACACCGAGGGCCTGCTCATCCTCACCAACGACGGTGACCTCGCGCATCGGCTGCAGCACCCCGCGCACGGAGTGCTCAAGACCTACATCGCCGAGATCCCGGGCCCGGTGCCGCGGGACCTGGGCAAGCAGCTGCGTGAGGGCGTCATGCTCGAGGACGGCCCGGTGAAGGTCGACTCCTTCAAGGTCGTCGACTCGCGTCCGGGCAAGGCGATGGTCGAGGTGATCCTCCACGAGGGGCGCAAGCACATCGTGCGTCGGATGCTCGAGCACGTCGGCCACCCGGTCCAGACCCTGGTGCGTGTCCAGGTGGGCCCGATCACGCTCGGCTCGACCAAGTCCGGTCGGTGGCGCAACCTGAGTCGTCAGGAGATCAGCGACCTGTACAAGGCCGCGGGGCTGTGA
- the der gene encoding ribosome biogenesis GTPase Der, producing the protein MAMTTDIPGAPLNTTPEPTEPNGTDDPALAEGVERVLRAGLEDFDLTPEDRALIDGFQPEDDEVVTGPLPIVAIVGRPNVGKSTFVNRVLRRREAVVEDTPGVTRDRVAYDAEWSGRRFTLLDTGGWEIGAEGINLRVAEQAEVAIDMADVVVFVVDAIVGATDDDEAVVKLLRRSGKPVILVANKVDDQRFEPDAAALWNLGLGMPYPVSSLHGRGSGDVLDAVLDVMPAVSASGGAVAEGGPRRVALIGRPNVGKSSMLNQLAGEERVVVDNVAGTTRDPVDEIIELGGRQWRFVDTAGIRRRVHQTKGADFYASLRTQAALEKAEVAVVLIDTHEPIAEQDLRIITQVVESGRALVIAYNKWDLLDEERRFYLEREIGRDLVQVTWAPRVNISALTGRHVDRLTPALDTALNSWDSRVPTSRLNSVLGEIASSHPHPVRGGKQPRILFATQASTRPPRFVIFASGFIEAGYRRFLERRLREEFGFEGTPIEISVRVREKRGRR; encoded by the coding sequence ATGGCCATGACCACCGACATACCAGGAGCACCGTTGAACACCACCCCTGAACCCACTGAGCCCAACGGGACGGATGACCCGGCGCTGGCCGAGGGCGTCGAGCGGGTGCTGCGTGCCGGGCTCGAGGACTTCGACCTGACCCCCGAGGACCGGGCGCTCATCGACGGCTTCCAGCCGGAGGATGACGAGGTCGTCACCGGCCCGCTGCCGATCGTGGCGATCGTCGGCCGGCCCAATGTCGGCAAGTCGACCTTCGTCAACCGCGTGCTGCGGCGCCGTGAGGCCGTCGTCGAGGACACGCCCGGCGTGACCCGCGACCGGGTGGCCTACGACGCCGAGTGGTCGGGTCGGCGCTTCACCCTGCTCGACACCGGTGGCTGGGAGATCGGCGCCGAGGGCATCAACCTGCGGGTCGCCGAGCAGGCCGAGGTCGCCATCGACATGGCCGACGTCGTCGTCTTCGTCGTAGACGCGATCGTCGGTGCCACCGATGACGACGAGGCCGTCGTCAAGCTGCTGCGGCGGTCGGGCAAGCCCGTCATCCTCGTGGCCAACAAGGTGGACGACCAGCGCTTCGAGCCCGACGCGGCCGCGCTGTGGAACCTCGGGCTCGGGATGCCCTACCCGGTGTCGTCACTGCACGGCCGGGGGAGTGGCGACGTCCTGGACGCCGTCCTCGACGTCATGCCTGCCGTCTCGGCCAGTGGTGGCGCCGTCGCCGAAGGGGGACCCCGTCGCGTCGCGCTCATCGGCCGGCCCAATGTCGGCAAGTCCAGCATGCTCAACCAGCTCGCCGGTGAGGAGCGGGTCGTCGTCGACAACGTCGCCGGGACCACCCGTGACCCCGTCGACGAGATCATCGAGCTGGGTGGCCGGCAGTGGCGCTTCGTCGACACCGCCGGCATCCGTCGCCGGGTGCACCAGACCAAGGGCGCCGACTTCTACGCCTCGCTGCGCACCCAGGCCGCGTTGGAGAAGGCCGAGGTCGCCGTCGTCCTCATCGACACCCACGAGCCGATCGCCGAGCAGGACCTGCGGATCATCACCCAGGTCGTCGAGAGCGGCCGAGCGCTGGTCATCGCCTACAACAAGTGGGACCTGCTGGACGAGGAGCGGCGCTTCTACCTCGAGCGTGAGATCGGACGCGACCTCGTCCAGGTCACCTGGGCTCCGCGGGTCAACATCTCGGCACTGACCGGGCGGCACGTCGACCGGCTCACCCCGGCCCTCGACACCGCCTTGAACTCGTGGGACAGCCGGGTGCCGACCTCGCGTCTGAACTCCGTGCTCGGTGAGATCGCGTCCTCCCACCCGCACCCGGTGCGCGGTGGCAAGCAGCCCCGCATCCTCTTCGCGACCCAGGCCTCGACCCGCCCGCCGCGGTTCGTCATCTTCGCCTCCGGCTTCATCGAGGCCGGCTACCGGCGCTTCCTGGAGCGTCGTCTGCGTGAGGAGTTCGGCTTCGAGGGGACGCCGATCGAGATCAGCGTGCGGGTGCGGGAGAAGCGCGGCCGCCGCTGA